Proteins from a genomic interval of Mycobacterium conspicuum:
- a CDS encoding alpha/beta hydrolase, with product MTLTTGAARASLLGTLAAIAVVGGGLARRRRLLAPIPRELRIPLLYLQMSVNSSAALAVMRRVWSRPRGAVRPGIRMEQRTLGAGSDVFSYESPSRTRPSGAVLWIHDGGTVMGAARQDHAWCARLADELGALVVSVDYRLAPEHPFPAALDDCHAALRWLCDNAGELGVDPGRIAVAGASAGGGLAAVLAQRAHDTGNPVCFQLLVYPMLDDRTALRAAPRDRAYTWTPGSNTYAWTAYLGHSPRLDDDRAYIAASRRADLAGLPPAWIGVGDLDLFYPEDVAYARRLDAAGVDCQLHVEPGMYHAADVFLDGKAPSMKRFREEMVRVLDSALR from the coding sequence ATGACGCTCACAACCGGTGCTGCGCGGGCATCGCTGCTGGGTACCCTGGCGGCGATCGCCGTCGTCGGCGGGGGACTTGCCAGGCGACGCAGGCTGCTCGCGCCGATACCTCGTGAGTTGCGGATCCCGCTGCTGTATCTGCAAATGAGCGTCAACAGCTCGGCGGCGCTGGCCGTCATGCGCCGCGTGTGGTCGCGGCCGCGCGGCGCCGTCAGACCCGGCATCCGGATGGAGCAGCGCACCCTCGGCGCGGGATCGGACGTGTTCAGCTACGAGTCGCCCTCGCGAACCCGGCCCAGCGGCGCGGTGCTGTGGATACACGATGGCGGCACGGTGATGGGCGCCGCGCGTCAGGATCACGCGTGGTGCGCTCGGCTGGCCGACGAGCTCGGGGCACTGGTAGTCAGCGTCGATTATCGGCTGGCACCTGAGCATCCGTTTCCGGCCGCGCTCGACGACTGCCACGCCGCGCTGCGTTGGCTGTGCGACAACGCCGGCGAGCTCGGGGTTGATCCGGGTCGGATCGCGGTCGCGGGGGCGAGCGCCGGCGGCGGGCTTGCTGCGGTGCTTGCGCAGCGCGCCCACGACACCGGGAACCCGGTCTGCTTTCAGCTGTTGGTCTACCCGATGCTCGACGACCGCACCGCCCTGCGGGCCGCGCCGCGGGACCGCGCATACACCTGGACGCCGGGATCCAACACCTACGCCTGGACGGCCTATCTCGGGCATTCGCCCCGCCTGGACGACGACCGTGCGTACATCGCCGCGTCACGACGTGCGGACCTGGCGGGTCTGCCGCCCGCGTGGATCGGCGTCGGCGACCTGGACCTCTTTTATCCCGAGGATGTTGCCTACGCCCGGCGGCTCGACGCGGCAGGGGTGGACTGCCAACTGCACGTCGAACCCGGGATGTATCACGCCGCCGACGTGTTCCTCGACGGCAAGGCACCCTCGATGAAGCGGTTTCGCGAGGAGATGGTGCGCGTCCTGGATTCGGCACTGCGATGA
- a CDS encoding aldo/keto reductase, producing MVAAVTLGDGLTVSAMGFGAMVLSKSYGESDDAAGLATLNHCLDLGVTFIDTANVYGAGDNERLIANVLADRRDEVTLATKFGIVGNPASRAASGAAGGPQARGDADYVRQCIDESLQRLNTDVVDLYYMHRRDLSLPIEETVGAMAELVRAGKVRHLGLSEVTADELRAAVAVHPIAAVQSEWSVWSRDVERNVVPAAAELGVGFVPYSPLGRGFLTGTIRSATDLASEVDFRRRMPRFAEGALDANLSVVEVIESIAAEQGATAAQVALAWLRYRADELGVASVPIPGTRRPERVEENLGSLSVTLTPEQLVALDATNELVSGGRSVFPEWVSSARE from the coding sequence ATGGTGGCGGCAGTAACTCTCGGCGACGGATTGACCGTCAGCGCAATGGGATTCGGCGCGATGGTGCTGAGCAAGTCATACGGCGAATCCGACGACGCCGCGGGGCTGGCCACGCTGAACCATTGCCTGGATCTCGGTGTGACGTTCATCGATACCGCCAACGTCTACGGTGCCGGCGACAACGAGCGGCTGATCGCCAACGTGCTGGCCGACCGTCGCGACGAGGTGACCCTCGCGACGAAGTTCGGCATCGTCGGCAACCCCGCCAGTCGCGCCGCCAGCGGGGCCGCCGGCGGCCCGCAAGCCCGCGGGGATGCCGACTACGTCCGGCAGTGCATCGACGAAAGCCTGCAGCGGCTGAACACCGACGTCGTTGATTTGTACTACATGCACCGCCGCGACCTGAGCCTGCCGATCGAGGAGACGGTCGGCGCGATGGCGGAATTGGTGCGCGCCGGCAAGGTGCGCCATCTGGGATTGTCGGAGGTCACCGCCGACGAGCTGCGCGCGGCGGTCGCGGTGCACCCGATTGCCGCAGTGCAAAGCGAATGGTCGGTGTGGAGCCGCGACGTCGAGCGCAACGTGGTGCCGGCCGCCGCGGAGCTCGGTGTCGGGTTCGTCCCGTATTCGCCCTTGGGACGAGGGTTTTTAACCGGAACCATTCGCTCGGCGACGGACCTGGCCTCCGAGGTTGACTTCCGCCGCCGAATGCCGCGATTCGCCGAGGGCGCGCTGGACGCCAACCTTTCGGTCGTCGAGGTCATCGAATCCATCGCTGCCGAGCAGGGTGCGACCGCCGCACAGGTGGCGTTGGCGTGGCTGCGCTACCGCGCTGACGAGCTTGGCGTGGCCTCGGTGCCTATCCCGGGCACCCGGCGGCCGGAGCGGGTCGAGGAGAATCTCGGTTCGTTGTCGGTGACGCTGACGCCCGAGCAGCTCGTCGCGCTCGACGCGACGAACGAGCTGGTATCCGGCGGACGATCCGTGTTTCCCGAGTGGGTGTCGTCGGCTCGCGAATAG
- a CDS encoding limonene-1,2-epoxide hydrolase family protein — MTRTPGDLVTEFCKLWASPDPEKLASYFTEDAVYHNIPMAAVHGRAAIKEFIAGFLAAFDGIDFQIHRQVSSDGIVMNERTDVMRRQGGEDIPLPVMGVFEVVDGQIAAWRDYFDMAAITSAFG; from the coding sequence ATGACGCGCACGCCGGGTGACCTAGTTACGGAATTCTGCAAGCTGTGGGCGTCACCCGATCCGGAAAAGCTGGCCAGTTACTTCACCGAAGATGCTGTGTACCACAATATTCCAATGGCGGCGGTGCATGGCCGTGCGGCGATTAAGGAGTTCATCGCCGGGTTCCTGGCGGCATTCGACGGCATCGATTTCCAAATCCATCGGCAGGTCAGCAGCGACGGAATCGTGATGAACGAGCGCACCGATGTGATGCGCCGCCAGGGCGGCGAGGATATTCCGCTGCCGGTGATGGGTGTATTCGAAGTCGTTGACGGGCAGATCGCGGCATGGCGCGACTATTTCGACATGGCGGCCATCACCAGCGCGTTCGGCTAA
- a CDS encoding cutinase family protein — protein MNARYFPRLAAAAVALAALPINPLFTTSAFAAPCPDVEVTFARGTDEPPGVGGVGQAFIGSLRSQVGGRTLGVYAVNYPASDDLAPSASAGAVDAHAHVRDMVATCPNTKLVLGGYSQGAGVIDLTTISRAPILGLNPDILTADEAAHVAAVATFGNPSDRILGAPVNVVSDWYGAKAIDLCAPGDPVCTPGGPALTLPSHDELFSPVHLSYQQSGMPAQAATFVVGHL, from the coding sequence GTGAACGCACGCTATTTCCCTCGTTTGGCGGCCGCCGCAGTGGCCCTCGCGGCGCTACCGATAAACCCGCTTTTCACTACCTCCGCTTTCGCTGCTCCCTGTCCCGACGTTGAGGTGACGTTCGCCCGCGGCACCGACGAGCCACCCGGCGTCGGCGGGGTCGGGCAGGCGTTCATCGGTTCGCTGCGCTCGCAGGTCGGGGGCCGGACCCTCGGCGTGTATGCCGTCAACTACCCCGCCAGCGACGATCTCGCGCCATCCGCATCCGCCGGTGCCGTCGATGCGCACGCCCACGTGCGGGACATGGTTGCGACCTGTCCCAACACCAAGCTGGTGCTCGGCGGATACTCCCAGGGCGCGGGCGTGATCGACCTGACCACCATCAGCCGAGCACCGATTCTGGGCCTGAACCCCGACATACTCACCGCGGACGAGGCGGCTCACGTCGCCGCGGTCGCCACCTTCGGCAACCCGTCGGACAGAATCCTGGGGGCGCCGGTCAACGTGGTCAGCGACTGGTACGGGGCGAAGGCCATCGACTTGTGCGCTCCCGGCGATCCGGTGTGCACCCCGGGCGGGCCGGCCCTGACGCTGCCGTCACACGACGAGCTGTTCTCCCCGGTCCACCTTTCCTATCAGCAGTCCGGGATGCCCGCGCAGGCCGCGACTTTCGTGGTCGGCCATCTCTAG
- a CDS encoding aromatic ring-hydroxylating oxygenase subunit alpha — MTVAGNPTRARDEDAIGTPPASPTLVPAERYYAPAFAALEIERMWPKVWQLACMVDHVAEAGDYFEYRCGPYAVLIVRGDDGVLRAFQNVCRHRGNSLCAGSGSGLRELKCGYHGWTWDLAGALRRVPNRKGFGALRMSDFPLLPARVDVWQGLVFVNLDMDAMPLLDYLEAVPDDLAWCNLGDFRCYATLTVEVDANWKTIADGYSETYHIQTLHPELLRCVDDIHAPQQIWGHTGKSDQPYGVQSPRFDGALSDEEVWDAYVYTQGALMGAAEGTPFPADERQPGQTVQDLIAARTKAFAAERGVDLDWADTDRITRLHQYNVFPNMTLLVNADHLTVMCSHPRPHPDATPDQGELVMFLMTHMPPGAPYNKPTDIRTTAGEAEPGLVITQDIRVLAGLQRGVHQPGFTHLVLSNEERRVINMHRNLERYLDLPESGRMTGG, encoded by the coding sequence ATGACGGTCGCCGGGAACCCGACCCGCGCCCGCGACGAGGACGCGATCGGCACCCCGCCCGCGTCACCGACCCTGGTGCCCGCCGAACGGTACTACGCGCCGGCATTCGCGGCGCTGGAGATCGAGCGGATGTGGCCGAAGGTGTGGCAGCTCGCGTGCATGGTGGACCATGTGGCCGAAGCGGGCGACTATTTCGAATACCGTTGCGGCCCATACGCGGTGCTGATCGTCCGCGGCGACGACGGGGTGCTGCGCGCCTTCCAGAACGTCTGTCGCCACCGCGGCAACTCCCTGTGCGCCGGCTCGGGATCGGGGCTGCGCGAACTCAAATGCGGCTATCACGGCTGGACCTGGGACCTGGCCGGCGCGCTCAGGCGGGTGCCCAACCGCAAGGGCTTCGGTGCGCTGCGGATGTCCGACTTCCCGCTGCTGCCGGCGCGCGTGGACGTTTGGCAGGGACTGGTCTTCGTCAACCTCGACATGGACGCGATGCCGCTGCTCGACTACCTGGAGGCGGTGCCCGACGATCTGGCCTGGTGCAATCTCGGCGACTTCCGCTGCTACGCCACGCTGACCGTCGAGGTGGACGCGAACTGGAAGACCATCGCCGACGGCTACAGCGAGACCTACCACATTCAGACGCTGCATCCGGAGTTGCTGCGCTGCGTCGACGACATTCATGCACCGCAACAGATTTGGGGCCACACCGGCAAGTCCGACCAGCCCTACGGGGTGCAAAGCCCGCGGTTTGACGGTGCGTTGAGCGACGAAGAGGTTTGGGACGCTTACGTTTACACGCAGGGCGCGCTGATGGGAGCGGCCGAAGGCACGCCGTTCCCCGCCGACGAGCGCCAGCCCGGTCAGACGGTACAGGATCTGATCGCCGCACGCACCAAGGCTTTTGCCGCCGAGCGCGGGGTCGATCTGGACTGGGCCGACACCGACCGGATCACCCGGCTGCACCAGTACAACGTGTTCCCGAACATGACGCTGCTGGTGAACGCCGACCACCTGACCGTCATGTGCTCGCATCCCCGCCCGCACCCCGACGCGACCCCCGACCAGGGCGAGCTGGTGATGTTCTTGATGACGCACATGCCGCCGGGCGCACCGTACAACAAGCCGACGGATATTCGCACCACCGCCGGGGAAGCCGAACCCGGCCTGGTGATCACTCAGGACATCCGGGTGCTCGCGGGACTACAGCGCGGCGTGCACCAGCCCGGTTTCACCCATCTGGTGCTGTCCAACGAGGAGCGGCGCGTGATCAACATGCACCGCAATCTCGAGCGTTACCTCGATCTGCCCGAATCCGGACGGATGACGGGAGGCTAG
- a CDS encoding N-acyl-D-amino-acid deacylase family protein, with the protein MFDLKIIGGTVVDGTGAERYHADVAIKDGVIVDVVRREANDPVMAGETAETIDATGKVVAPGFVDIHTHYDGQVSWDSLLEPSSGHGVTTVVTGNCGVGFAPVRPGTEEWLIELMEGVEDIPGTALTEGMTWGWETYPEYLDAIGKQKFAIDVGSQVAHGAIRAYAMGERGARNEPATPDDIAAMGRLVTEAIEAGALGFSTSRTMGHRAMDGEPVPGTFAAEDELFGLGRAMAAGGQAVFELAPQGAAGEDIIGPKKELDWMRRLSGEIDRPVSFAMIQVDADPKLWREQLDLSAAAHAAGSRLYPQIAARPFGMMIGFQGHHGFTHRPTYRRLKAECSREELTQRLADPAVKAAILSEDDLPPDPTLLFDGMFALVQHSLQRLYALGNPPDYEPTADRTVLAIAEARGEDPLSTLYDLMLERDATAMLMLPLFNYADGNHDAIREMMLHPAGVLGLSDGGAHCGMICDASYPTFLLTHWARDRQRGEKLPLEYVIRKQSKDTAELFGLTDRGTIERGKKADINVIDMNALTLHPAAMAWDLPAGGNRILQSASGYDATIVSGTVTRRKDVDTGARPGRLVRGAR; encoded by the coding sequence ATGTTCGACCTGAAGATCATCGGGGGCACGGTCGTCGACGGCACGGGCGCGGAGCGCTATCACGCCGACGTCGCCATCAAAGACGGCGTGATCGTCGACGTGGTCCGGCGCGAAGCCAACGACCCGGTGATGGCGGGCGAGACGGCCGAAACCATCGACGCCACAGGCAAAGTGGTGGCCCCCGGCTTCGTCGACATCCACACGCACTACGACGGGCAGGTGAGCTGGGACAGCTTGCTCGAACCGTCCAGCGGCCACGGGGTGACCACCGTGGTCACCGGCAACTGCGGCGTCGGCTTTGCCCCCGTGCGACCCGGCACCGAGGAGTGGTTGATCGAGTTGATGGAGGGTGTCGAGGACATCCCCGGCACCGCGCTCACCGAGGGCATGACCTGGGGTTGGGAGACCTATCCCGAGTACCTCGACGCGATCGGCAAGCAGAAGTTCGCCATCGACGTCGGCAGCCAGGTCGCCCACGGCGCCATCCGCGCCTACGCGATGGGGGAACGCGGCGCCCGCAACGAACCGGCGACGCCCGACGACATCGCGGCGATGGGCCGACTGGTCACCGAGGCGATCGAGGCCGGGGCGCTCGGGTTTTCCACCTCCCGCACCATGGGCCACCGGGCGATGGACGGCGAACCCGTGCCCGGCACCTTCGCCGCCGAGGACGAGCTCTTCGGCCTGGGCCGCGCCATGGCGGCCGGCGGCCAGGCCGTGTTCGAGCTGGCGCCCCAGGGCGCCGCGGGTGAGGACATCATCGGCCCGAAGAAAGAACTCGACTGGATGCGGCGGTTGAGCGGGGAAATCGACCGACCGGTCTCGTTCGCGATGATCCAGGTGGACGCCGACCCCAAACTGTGGCGCGAGCAGCTGGACCTGTCCGCCGCCGCACACGCCGCCGGCAGCCGGTTGTACCCGCAGATCGCGGCGCGCCCGTTCGGCATGATGATCGGGTTCCAGGGCCACCACGGCTTCACTCATCGGCCCACCTATCGCCGGCTGAAGGCCGAGTGCAGCCGCGAGGAGCTCACCCAGCGCCTGGCGGATCCCGCCGTGAAGGCCGCGATCCTGTCCGAGGACGACCTGCCCCCGGACCCGACGCTGTTGTTCGACGGCATGTTCGCCCTGGTGCAGCATTCGCTGCAACGGCTGTACGCGCTGGGCAATCCGCCCGACTATGAACCCACCGCCGACCGGACCGTGCTGGCCATCGCCGAGGCGCGCGGCGAGGACCCGCTGTCGACGCTGTACGACCTGATGCTCGAGCGCGACGCGACGGCGATGCTGATGCTGCCGCTGTTCAACTACGCCGACGGCAACCACGACGCCATCCGCGAGATGATGCTGCATCCGGCCGGCGTGCTCGGATTGTCCGACGGCGGTGCACACTGCGGGATGATCTGCGACGCTTCGTATCCCACGTTTTTGCTGACGCACTGGGCGCGCGACCGGCAGCGCGGCGAGAAGCTGCCGCTGGAGTACGTGATCCGCAAGCAGTCCAAAGACACCGCCGAGTTGTTCGGGCTCACCGACCGCGGCACCATCGAGCGCGGCAAGAAGGCCGACATCAACGTCATTGACATGAACGCGCTGACGTTGCACCCGGCGGCGATGGCCTGGGATCTGCCGGCGGGCGGAAACCGAATCCTGCAGAGCGCCAGCGGATATGACGCGACCATCGTGAGCGGGACGGTGACCCGCCGCAAGGACGTCGACACCGGGGCCCGTCCCGGCCGGTTGGTGCGCGGGGCGCGTTAG
- a CDS encoding phosphotransferase produces the protein MQNPVKEAFSVVGLAAHLGRGAGRVVTDAVVGDRLGLPRTVEGIDPGVLSKVMGSTVRSVRVLSSDAGTSSRARLVLTGSGVPESVFVKLSAKTAATRLIGELGRLGHTEVRFYTQLAPQISGVPQAYGAAFDPWTGRYLLVLEELPAASCEFPDTLHPLSVDQASLVVELLANLHATFWDRLPRDGRGPLGWLYTPSGDVTSLLTGSLMHTSIKRLAERTTIPVDKGAFIADNYRAVAALIDKPPHTVMHGDAHPGNMYFHGGKAGLLDWQAVRRGHPSRELAYTLITSLTPEDRQSAQRELLDDYRRALAAAGGPELDREELWLRYRQAALYAYTAPLITAGMGGMQVEDIALEGLRRGVAALDDLGTIPALRISL, from the coding sequence ATGCAAAACCCTGTTAAAGAGGCCTTTTCTGTCGTCGGCCTGGCCGCTCATCTGGGCCGTGGAGCCGGCCGGGTCGTCACCGACGCCGTGGTGGGTGACCGGCTGGGGCTGCCGCGAACGGTCGAAGGAATCGATCCGGGAGTGCTCTCCAAGGTCATGGGCAGCACCGTCCGATCGGTCCGTGTCCTAAGCAGCGACGCGGGCACGTCGTCGCGGGCCCGGCTGGTACTGACCGGAAGCGGCGTGCCCGAATCGGTGTTCGTCAAGCTGTCGGCAAAGACCGCCGCCACCCGGCTGATCGGCGAACTCGGCCGGCTGGGCCACACCGAGGTGCGCTTCTACACCCAGCTCGCCCCGCAGATCAGCGGCGTGCCGCAGGCCTATGGTGCGGCCTTCGACCCGTGGACCGGCCGGTATCTGCTGGTGCTCGAGGAGCTGCCGGCCGCGTCGTGCGAATTCCCCGACACCTTGCACCCGCTGTCCGTCGACCAGGCCAGCCTCGTCGTCGAGCTGCTGGCCAACCTGCACGCCACCTTCTGGGACCGGCTGCCACGCGATGGGCGCGGTCCCCTGGGCTGGCTCTACACGCCATCGGGTGACGTCACCTCGCTGTTGACCGGCTCCCTGATGCACACGTCGATCAAGCGCCTCGCCGAGCGCACCACCATCCCTGTTGATAAAGGCGCGTTCATCGCCGACAACTACCGGGCCGTCGCCGCACTCATCGACAAACCTCCACACACGGTCATGCACGGCGACGCGCACCCCGGCAACATGTACTTCCACGGCGGCAAGGCGGGGCTGCTGGACTGGCAGGCGGTCCGGCGCGGGCACCCCTCGCGCGAACTGGCGTACACCCTGATCACCAGCCTGACGCCGGAAGACCGCCAATCGGCCCAACGCGAGCTGCTCGACGACTACCGGCGCGCGCTCGCGGCGGCCGGCGGACCCGAGCTGGATCGCGAGGAGCTGTGGCTGCGCTACCGGCAGGCCGCGCTGTACGCCTACACCGCGCCCCTGATCACCGCCGGAATGGGCGGCATGCAGGTCGAAGACATCGCGCTGGAAGGCCTGCGGCGCGGCGTCGCGGCACTCGACGACCTGGGAACCATCCCAGCATTGAGAATTTCGCTGTAA
- a CDS encoding TetR/AcrR family transcriptional regulator: protein MEPSRRWGDDRAILDDEEARRRILDAAGRCIVRRGNTQFRMGEVSDEAGVSRSTVYRYFPGRDDVLLGLMLTRIDHALGELVRSLPAPDDPVRSVPEMVLARVESVNGNPLNEALFAAESTAVAAALEKGSAPIVELLLRHYGPLLDRWKLTGRLYDDLDPASVVQWLHTTTLFLLAPSWRHRTAADKREFVEQFVVRALVPQIRQ from the coding sequence ATGGAACCGAGCCGGCGGTGGGGCGACGACCGCGCGATCCTCGACGACGAGGAGGCCCGCCGCCGCATCCTGGACGCCGCGGGCCGCTGCATCGTGCGTCGCGGCAACACCCAGTTCCGGATGGGCGAAGTGTCCGACGAGGCCGGGGTGTCGCGGTCGACGGTGTACCGGTACTTCCCCGGCCGCGACGATGTCCTACTGGGCCTGATGTTGACGCGCATCGACCACGCCCTCGGTGAGCTGGTGCGCTCGCTGCCCGCGCCCGACGACCCGGTTCGCTCGGTGCCCGAGATGGTCCTGGCCCGCGTCGAGTCGGTGAACGGCAATCCGCTGAACGAGGCGCTGTTCGCCGCCGAGAGCACGGCCGTGGCCGCGGCCCTGGAGAAGGGTTCGGCTCCCATTGTGGAGTTGCTGCTGCGCCACTACGGACCGCTGCTGGATCGGTGGAAGCTGACCGGCCGCCTCTACGACGATCTCGATCCCGCCTCGGTCGTGCAGTGGCTGCACACGACCACCTTGTTCTTGCTGGCGCCGTCGTGGCGGCACCGCACGGCCGCCGACAAACGCGAATTCGTCGAGCAATTCGTGGTGCGCGCCCTGGTGCCACAGATCAGACAATAA
- a CDS encoding DUF7064 domain-containing protein codes for MGYSAADESFTHQLPTTFDRVHNPDPTWSDRCYFFAASPDGTMLLAAGYGNNPNTASGLGYVKVSLADGRHWDLLAGRPVTGDDRGDLRAGPMRWTCVEPLKKWRLDVEPNGSGIEWELHYEPTAPMWELLPMQVRDKDGQELADMYHMKEPGRWSGWVQIDGERISVDGFHGGRDRTVGVRVADKIDFWLWLDAGFEDRAIEAWIIESHDGTVHYVDGGITHQDGTLSKRFVKIEHDVEFDGDTKRPARARLVFTDEDGESYRVTADAPHQDVNAYYGLPMAHCSYEDLGGGEYFLHFLWDSTNPGQLSETEGKSMALDQLMRFQLDGQTGWGIFEFLMGGQGYRRYPNWAAMDMSAFKQDKPKARQ; via the coding sequence ATGGGCTATTCCGCCGCCGATGAGTCGTTCACCCACCAGCTCCCGACGACTTTCGACCGGGTGCACAATCCCGATCCGACGTGGTCGGATCGCTGCTACTTCTTCGCTGCGTCGCCGGACGGCACGATGCTGCTGGCCGCCGGCTACGGCAACAACCCGAACACGGCAAGCGGCCTGGGCTATGTCAAGGTCAGCCTCGCCGACGGCCGACATTGGGATCTGTTGGCGGGCCGGCCGGTGACCGGTGATGACCGCGGTGATCTGCGTGCCGGACCGATGCGCTGGACCTGCGTCGAGCCGCTGAAGAAGTGGCGACTTGACGTCGAGCCCAATGGGTCCGGAATCGAATGGGAGCTGCACTACGAACCCACCGCGCCGATGTGGGAGCTGCTGCCGATGCAGGTGCGCGACAAGGACGGCCAGGAACTGGCCGATATGTATCACATGAAGGAGCCCGGCCGGTGGAGCGGTTGGGTGCAGATCGACGGTGAGCGCATCAGCGTCGACGGATTCCACGGCGGCCGGGACCGCACCGTCGGGGTGCGCGTTGCCGACAAGATCGACTTCTGGCTGTGGCTGGACGCGGGCTTCGAAGACCGCGCCATCGAGGCGTGGATCATCGAATCACACGACGGCACAGTTCATTACGTCGACGGCGGGATCACGCACCAAGACGGCACCCTGTCGAAGCGCTTCGTCAAGATCGAGCACGACGTCGAATTCGACGGCGACACCAAGCGGCCGGCCCGCGCGAGGTTGGTCTTCACCGACGAAGACGGCGAGAGCTACCGCGTCACCGCCGACGCGCCGCACCAGGACGTCAATGCCTACTACGGGCTGCCGATGGCGCACTGCTCCTACGAGGACCTGGGCGGCGGGGAATACTTCCTCCACTTCCTTTGGGACAGCACTAATCCCGGGCAACTCAGCGAGACCGAAGGCAAATCGATGGCGCTCGATCAGCTGATGCGCTTCCAGCTCGACGGCCAAACCGGTTGGGGCATCTTCGAGTTTTTGATGGGCGGGCAGGGTTACCGTCGATACCCGAATTGGGCGGCGATGGACATGTCGGCGTTCAAACAGGACAAGCCGAAAGCCCGGCAATGA